The Primulina huaijiensis isolate GDHJ02 chromosome 10, ASM1229523v2, whole genome shotgun sequence region GACGAATTATCCCATCAATGGACTAATTGGTTGGTGGCTGGGACAATATTTACTTATTATATaagtttatttatattattattctgATAATATTTTCATTCAAACTATGTTTAGCAACATTTTACTTAATATGGCCACTCCCCAATCCAGTTCCCTGGACCATCATAACTACAGACCACATAATACCATCCATTGCTGCACTGGACACGGGCACACCCAATCCGAACAGAGTCGCGCCACACCACTTGAGTATAATGCAAGCACTGCTTCCCTCCAGTGCACGAGTTCGAAGTGTAATCGTAGTATGGCTTTTCTGCCACCCACAAATTCACAGCCGCCACTCCAGTGAACGTGCTGCTGCTACCTTTCGCTAAGTTCTCGCCATAAGGTCCATTCGAGTGAGTTAAAGCACAGTTGCTGATCCTTTGGTTAGCGTAGTTTTGTGCATAGTTAGCTAGCGTTATGTTCCAAGTCACGCCTCCTACACCAACTTGCCCACGGGGTGTGTTATGAGCGTTAACGTAATCTTGTGCCGAATTTTGGGCATTTGAGAGAAACATTTGGGAAGATAAAGCTACAGAAAACATGATGAAAATGGAGATTTTATGCATGGACATTGTAATGTTTAACAATATGTTTTGGGAATTTAGGATTTGGAAGAGG contains the following coding sequences:
- the LOC140986994 gene encoding basic form of pathogenesis-related protein 1-like, translated to MSMHKISIFIMFSVALSSQMFLSNAQNSAQDYVNAHNTPRGQVGVGGVTWNITLANYAQNYANQRISNCALTHSNGPYGENLAKGSSSTFTGVAAVNLWVAEKPYYDYTSNSCTGGKQCLHYTQVVWRDSVRIGCARVQCSNGWYYVVCSYDGPGNWIGEWPY